One Gemmatimonadota bacterium genomic region harbors:
- a CDS encoding MATE family efflux transporter, whose product MTTAARPTPTKTSRYDRSIVEGPLPAAVWKLAWPTMLTNIIGGLQGIVDNILVGRLVGFTGNGAIGVSWQIFLVVIVFISSLFTGMSVLVARYTGANNSDMVDRTVYQAFITAIGLSIGIMAPIGYFLAPTLLDLVNAAPAVKTEALPFLRVMFLFSGGMMVFFMLGGALRSAGDARTPMALGIALTVLNLVFNIILIRGFGPIPAFGTVGSAMGTCIASGLVAIYAIWKLQRGGWVVSFPHGHGHAPDWEIIKSLFKFGLPAGIQGIAMNVGGVLMLSFIGSMAQSAEAQAAFAVSYSQLFSLITWTSTGLLGAAAVVAGQNLGAGKPERVGHGVEVAARIGLMVAAFIGVFFLFIPGQLLGIFGMNEPAVVEIGSLLLRVLSVSGLFITVALSYTGGLQGTGDTKSPLYISIISQVIVPLGICTIIRATSTLDPIDIWIAILVGHITRCALSVTRFRQGKWRDIKVEIPSRA is encoded by the coding sequence GTGACCACAGCCGCCCGACCGACCCCCACCAAGACAAGCCGCTACGACCGATCGATTGTCGAGGGTCCCCTCCCGGCGGCCGTCTGGAAGCTGGCCTGGCCCACGATGCTCACGAACATCATCGGGGGGCTCCAGGGAATCGTCGACAACATCCTGGTCGGCCGACTCGTCGGCTTCACCGGGAACGGGGCGATCGGGGTCTCGTGGCAGATCTTCCTCGTCGTGATCGTCTTCATCTCCTCGCTGTTCACGGGGATGAGTGTGCTCGTCGCGCGTTATACCGGCGCGAACAACTCGGACATGGTCGACCGGACGGTCTACCAGGCGTTCATCACCGCCATCGGCCTGTCGATCGGGATCATGGCGCCGATCGGGTATTTCCTTGCGCCCACCTTACTTGACCTGGTGAACGCCGCGCCGGCCGTGAAGACCGAAGCCCTGCCCTTCCTGCGGGTGATGTTCCTGTTCAGCGGCGGGATGATGGTCTTCTTCATGCTCGGCGGCGCCCTGCGCTCGGCGGGCGACGCGCGAACCCCGATGGCGCTGGGGATCGCGCTCACGGTGCTGAACCTCGTCTTCAACATCATCCTCATCCGGGGTTTCGGCCCCATCCCCGCCTTTGGCACGGTGGGCTCGGCGATGGGGACCTGCATCGCCTCCGGGCTGGTGGCGATCTACGCGATCTGGAAGCTGCAGCGTGGTGGTTGGGTGGTGTCGTTCCCGCACGGGCACGGCCATGCGCCGGACTGGGAGATCATCAAGTCGCTGTTCAAGTTCGGGCTGCCGGCGGGGATCCAGGGGATCGCCATGAACGTTGGTGGCGTGCTGATGCTGTCGTTCATTGGCTCGATGGCGCAGAGCGCCGAGGCGCAGGCCGCGTTTGCCGTCTCGTATTCGCAGCTGTTTTCGCTCATTACCTGGACCTCGACCGGATTGCTCGGCGCAGCCGCCGTGGTGGCTGGGCAGAACCTCGGCGCCGGCAAGCCCGAGCGCGTCGGGCATGGCGTGGAGGTCGCGGCGCGCATCGGGCTGATGGTCGCCGCCTTTATCGGAGTCTTTTTCCTGTTCATCCCGGGGCAGCTGCTTGGCATCTTCGGAATGAACGAGCCGGCCGTGGTCGAGATTGGCTCGCTGCTGCTGCGCGTGTTGTCGGTGAGCGGGTTGTTCATCACGGTGGCGTTGAGCTACACCGGCGGGCTGCAGGGAACGGGTGACACCAAGAGCCCACTCTACATCTCGATCATCTCGCAGGTGATTGTGCCGCTCGGGATCTGCACGATTATCCGCGCGACGTCGACCCTGGATCCGATCGACATCTGGATTGCGATCCTCGTCGGCCACATCACCCGCTGTGCCCTGAGCGTCACGCGCTTTCGTCAAGGAAAATGGCGCGACATCAAGGTGGAGATTCCGTCGCGCGCCTGA
- a CDS encoding DUF3303 family protein has product MVIERFRGGDPVPVYTRFRAQGRLAPDGLTYVNSWVSDDLTTCYQVMESPARDLLDEWIAAWSDLVDFEVIPVITSAEAAARVLPT; this is encoded by the coding sequence ATGGTGATCGAGCGGTTTCGCGGGGGCGACCCCGTGCCCGTCTACACGCGCTTCCGCGCGCAGGGGCGCCTGGCGCCCGATGGCCTCACCTACGTGAACTCATGGGTGAGCGATGACCTCACGACCTGCTACCAGGTGATGGAAAGTCCCGCGCGCGACCTGCTCGACGAGTGGATCGCCGCCTGGTCCGACCTGGTCGACTTCGAGGTGATCCCGGTGATCACCTCTGCCGAGGCCGCCGCGAGGGTGCTGCCCACATGA
- a CDS encoding phosphoenolpyruvate hydrolase family protein, with product MIVPRTTRAAILQKLQAKLDARDPIFIASAGSGLVAKLLESAGVDCINTFSGARLRANGMGTMSMMWPILDSNTQTLTYTEQDILPALKGEAFVCACLNANDPLKDMRSVLERLLAMGVPSVSNIGPSIGYVDKDSTLYQVLVKSGITFDHEIEMLALAKSMGMVTVALAFDLEDSVRVVERARPDIFCFHAGTTRGGLVGFDNGESIEDTARRTEAVYVRVREIHREVILIAHGAAMETPADVQYMLDHTSGHGFWTGSSTERLPIERAVLGAAQEFARLTFSNKGKPA from the coding sequence ATGATCGTCCCCCGCACCACCCGCGCCGCCATCCTCCAGAAGCTCCAGGCCAAGCTGGACGCGCGCGATCCCATCTTCATTGCCAGCGCCGGGAGCGGCCTTGTGGCCAAGCTGCTGGAGAGCGCTGGCGTCGACTGTATCAACACGTTCAGCGGGGCCCGGCTACGCGCCAACGGCATGGGCACCATGTCGATGATGTGGCCAATCCTCGACTCGAACACGCAGACGCTCACCTACACTGAGCAGGACATCCTCCCCGCGCTCAAGGGCGAGGCCTTCGTCTGTGCCTGCCTCAACGCCAACGATCCGCTCAAGGACATGCGCAGCGTGCTCGAGCGGCTGCTGGCGATGGGGGTCCCGTCCGTCTCCAACATCGGGCCGTCGATCGGGTACGTCGACAAGGACAGCACCCTCTACCAGGTGCTGGTGAAAAGCGGGATCACGTTCGATCACGAAATCGAGATGCTCGCGCTGGCGAAGTCGATGGGGATGGTGACCGTCGCGCTGGCGTTTGACCTGGAGGACAGCGTGCGCGTGGTGGAGCGCGCCCGCCCAGACATCTTCTGCTTTCATGCGGGGACGACGCGGGGCGGACTGGTGGGCTTCGATAACGGCGAGTCAATCGAGGACACGGCGCGGCGCACCGAGGCGGTCTATGTGCGGGTGCGCGAGATCCACCGCGAGGTGATCCTCATCGCCCACGGCGCGGCGATGGAAACACCCGCCGACGTGCAGTACATGCTCGACCACACCTCCGGGCACGGATTCTGGACCGGTTCCTCCACCGAGCGGCTGCCGATCGAGCGCGCGGTGCTTGGCGCGGCCCAGGAGTTCGCGCGCCTGACCTTCTCCAACAAGGGCAAGCCGGCATGA
- a CDS encoding group II truncated hemoglobin — protein sequence MTAPAPYESIGGEDGVRRLVDRFYDLMDSAPEAVHVRALHAASLKASREKLFLYLSYWTGGPQTYVERNGHPMLRARHLPFKITSLEKDEWIWCMDRALTEHDMPEATREALRQRLHPLADHMRNTPDP from the coding sequence ATGACCGCCCCAGCCCCCTACGAATCCATCGGCGGCGAAGACGGCGTCCGCCGCCTCGTCGATCGCTTCTACGACCTCATGGACTCCGCCCCAGAGGCCGTCCACGTGCGGGCACTCCACGCCGCGTCGCTCAAAGCCTCGCGCGAGAAGTTGTTCCTCTATCTCTCGTACTGGACCGGCGGGCCGCAGACCTACGTCGAGCGCAACGGGCACCCGATGCTCCGCGCGCGGCACCTGCCGTTCAAGATCACCTCACTCGAGAAAGACGAGTGGATCTGGTGCATGGACCGCGCCCTCACCGAACACGACATGCCCGAGGCGACGCGCGAAGCGCTGCGGCAACGCCTGCATCCGCTCGCGGATCACATGCGCAACACGCCGGATCCCTGA
- a CDS encoding Tm-1-like ATP-binding domain-containing protein, with product MSRTVVILATLDTKSEEAECLRQQVVLLGGSAVIMDLGVVGMPGLAADYSREAVAKAGGGELAALLKAPTRESAGPVMVAGATKIVLDLISTGRAHAVVGVGGTQGTSSCTQVMQALPYGFPKVMVSTAASGDTSRFVGVKDITMMFSVSDLVGVNPFTARILANAAAAAYGMSLVGGTVDTGRSGKPLVAMTNLGVLTDGATLAQKLFRDAGYDVVVFHAVGSGGRAMEQLMKEGVIGAVFDYALGEIADDVFGGLRAGGPERLTVAGKLGIPQVICPGGAEHLGIFVEPNVVPDKYRDHQHVFHSPVVFVPRLNREEIVRVAEDICRRLQSTRGKAVFMLPLRGVGRYSIPGGPLHDPESDAAFFAALRAGLPTSVEVVEVDAEAEAPAFVAAAVRRMLELVEAG from the coding sequence ATGAGCCGCACCGTTGTCATTCTCGCTACCCTGGACACCAAGAGCGAAGAGGCCGAGTGCCTCCGGCAGCAGGTGGTCTTGCTCGGAGGATCCGCGGTCATCATGGACCTCGGAGTCGTCGGCATGCCTGGCCTGGCGGCAGACTACAGTCGCGAAGCGGTCGCGAAGGCCGGCGGCGGTGAACTCGCCGCGCTGCTCAAGGCGCCGACCCGCGAGTCCGCGGGCCCGGTAATGGTGGCCGGCGCGACGAAGATCGTGCTGGATCTGATCTCGACAGGGCGCGCGCACGCCGTGGTGGGCGTGGGTGGCACGCAGGGCACCAGCTCCTGCACGCAAGTGATGCAGGCGTTGCCGTACGGCTTCCCCAAAGTGATGGTCTCCACCGCCGCTTCCGGCGACACCTCGCGGTTCGTCGGCGTGAAGGACATCACGATGATGTTCTCGGTGAGCGACCTGGTCGGGGTGAATCCCTTCACGGCGCGCATCCTCGCCAATGCCGCAGCGGCCGCCTACGGCATGTCACTCGTCGGGGGCACGGTCGACACCGGACGGAGCGGGAAGCCCTTGGTCGCGATGACCAACCTCGGTGTGCTCACTGATGGTGCGACGCTCGCCCAGAAGCTCTTTCGCGACGCCGGCTACGACGTCGTGGTCTTCCATGCCGTCGGCTCCGGCGGCCGGGCCATGGAACAGCTCATGAAGGAAGGGGTGATCGGGGCCGTCTTCGACTACGCGCTCGGCGAAATCGCCGACGATGTATTTGGCGGTTTGCGTGCTGGTGGCCCGGAGCGGTTGACGGTCGCGGGGAAGCTCGGGATCCCGCAAGTGATTTGTCCTGGCGGTGCCGAGCACCTGGGCATCTTCGTCGAACCGAACGTGGTCCCGGACAAGTACCGCGACCACCAGCACGTCTTCCATAGCCCAGTGGTCTTCGTCCCACGCCTCAACCGGGAGGAGATCGTCCGCGTCGCGGAGGACATCTGTCGCCGCCTGCAATCTACCAGGGGCAAGGCGGTGTTCATGCTGCCGCTGCGGGGCGTTGGCCGCTATTCGATTCCCGGTGGCCCATTGCACGATCCGGAGAGTGATGCCGCGTTTTTTGCCGCGCTCCGGGCCGGGCTGCCGACGAGCGTGGAGGTGGTGGAGGTCGATGCTGAGGCGGAGGCCCCCGCCTTCGTCGCTGCCGCGGTACGGCGGATGCTCGAATTGGTGGAAGCCGGGTAG
- a CDS encoding ThuA domain-containing protein, with product MRRARRTILAGVVLASCAIPSRLPGQAAPPAPPSQVVYQGTRGPGVGKHVVMIAGDHEYRSEELLPALGRILARRHGFKVSVFFTLDSAGFIEPGSSRIGGLEALQTADLLVVGLRFQDFPADQMQHIVDYINRGGPVLGLRTSTHAFRIKDGPFVKYSWDYKGADYLSGFGEQVLGETWVGHYGTNHEQSSRILPRGDRTSHPILRGVSEVHVQSGGYQAYPSAGSDVLALGQILHGMGPNGPPDTTKQELPVVWTRTYQGANGQQGRVFTSTHGASEDLLNPGFRRMLVNATFWTLGMEQAITPDLDVTFVGPFHPVTFSFDGYRRGVRPSDLAGWDSPIMSPDRPTRAASPAKSGASDR from the coding sequence ATCCGCAGGGCGCGTCGAACCATCCTCGCCGGCGTCGTCCTCGCGAGTTGCGCCATTCCTTCCCGCTTGCCCGGACAGGCAGCCCCGCCGGCTCCTCCTTCACAGGTGGTCTACCAGGGCACCCGGGGCCCCGGGGTCGGTAAGCACGTGGTGATGATCGCCGGGGATCATGAGTACCGCTCCGAGGAGCTCCTCCCCGCGCTCGGGCGCATCCTCGCCCGCCGACACGGCTTCAAGGTCAGCGTCTTCTTCACCCTGGACAGTGCCGGGTTCATCGAGCCTGGCAGCTCCCGAATCGGCGGACTCGAGGCGCTCCAGACCGCCGACTTGCTGGTCGTCGGCCTTCGCTTCCAGGATTTCCCCGCCGACCAGATGCAACACATCGTTGACTACATCAACCGGGGCGGGCCCGTCCTTGGCCTGCGCACGTCCACGCACGCCTTTCGCATCAAGGACGGGCCGTTCGTGAAGTATTCCTGGGACTACAAGGGCGCCGACTACCTCAGCGGGTTCGGCGAGCAGGTACTCGGCGAGACCTGGGTGGGCCACTACGGGACCAACCACGAGCAAAGTTCGCGGATCCTCCCACGCGGCGATCGCACCTCGCATCCGATCCTGCGAGGGGTGAGCGAGGTGCATGTGCAGTCGGGTGGGTACCAGGCCTATCCCAGCGCAGGGTCCGACGTGCTCGCGTTAGGCCAGATCCTGCACGGGATGGGACCGAACGGACCCCCGGACACGACCAAGCAGGAACTGCCGGTCGTGTGGACGCGCACGTACCAGGGAGCTAACGGACAGCAGGGCCGTGTGTTCACATCTACCCACGGCGCGTCCGAAGATCTCCTCAATCCCGGTTTCCGCCGGATGTTGGTGAACGCCACCTTCTGGACCCTCGGGATGGAACAGGCGATCACCCCTGACCTCGACGTCACGTTTGTCGGGCCGTTCCACCCGGTGACCTTCAGCTTTGACGGCTATCGCCGCGGCGTGCGCCCCTCCGACCTCGCGGGGTGGGACTCCCCCATCATGTCCCCTGATCGTCCAACCCGGGCCGCGTCGCCCGCGAAATCCGGAGCATCCGATCGATGA
- a CDS encoding DUF2723 domain-containing protein → MRDKIFSPVVAALVLLGGFADLVRGGIHLAPILLTLAYCVLIPGAILGAQALRGEPGAHPYRAAAVAGLGVFGLYLLTLAPSTAMWDTSEYLAAAWTFGLPHPPGNPMFVILGRTVALLPIAPSVAMRINLLAAAASAVSAAIWFLVVARAVRPWAPDRRVTWLIGGLGALIGATAFTVWNQSVVNEKVYTVSLVGMAVCSWLMLRWSENPEAPRANRYLVLVAYLAGLGYANHMAGMLPVPAAAVLVLWRRPATLLRWRVVLACVGALVLGLTPFATQPIRAAHQPALNEGEPTACRNGFQWSCTLSKGTWEAFSYNLNREQYGKPDLSVRQAPFGAQVGMWWLYFKWQWFRDSAGTQPVVQGVLAALFLVLGLAGAREHRRHDPVGFAFFGPLVATLTLVLIYYLNFRYGASQSPGLDVPREVRDRDYFYLWSFSAWGPWVALGLAGVWRALSGAELRRAAVAAPVLAIGVLPLGLNWRDASRAGDYTTVAFARDLLNSVEPYGILITAGDNDTFPLWYAQEVEGIRRDVTVGVLSLMNTDWFARGLTRRPVFPYDSVAGPAAYRGRPWPVPTTPPLGLTLAQVDSLVQLQPVREAITFQHKTIQARIDPRNLLQVSGVPVLERSDLIFFRMIMDNWPQRPIYVSRTTGDYAQRLGLGNHVIGQGLARKLVGTAAPSNNLVMIEGSGWLDIERSASLWKEFRGPQALVDYGKWVDRPSVSTAFAYLIAGSELAEALRVRGDTAGTGVMRQVESMARAVKLENLLQPVGPPPPREP, encoded by the coding sequence TGCGCGGCGGGATTCACCTCGCGCCGATCCTGCTCACCCTCGCCTACTGCGTCCTGATCCCGGGCGCCATCCTCGGCGCGCAAGCGCTCCGCGGGGAGCCCGGTGCACATCCGTACCGCGCTGCCGCAGTGGCCGGGCTGGGAGTCTTCGGGCTCTACCTGCTCACCCTCGCCCCATCCACCGCGATGTGGGACACGAGTGAGTACCTCGCCGCGGCGTGGACTTTCGGGCTGCCACATCCGCCCGGCAACCCGATGTTTGTCATTCTCGGGCGCACCGTCGCGTTGCTCCCCATCGCGCCGAGTGTGGCGATGCGGATCAACCTGCTCGCCGCGGCGGCGAGCGCCGTGTCCGCGGCGATCTGGTTCCTCGTGGTCGCTCGCGCGGTGCGTCCTTGGGCTCCGGACCGTCGGGTCACTTGGCTCATCGGCGGCCTTGGTGCACTGATTGGTGCGACCGCGTTCACCGTCTGGAACCAGTCGGTCGTGAACGAGAAGGTGTACACCGTCTCCCTGGTGGGGATGGCGGTGTGTTCGTGGCTCATGTTGCGCTGGAGCGAAAATCCCGAGGCCCCGCGCGCGAACCGCTACCTGGTGCTGGTCGCCTACCTCGCGGGGCTCGGCTACGCCAACCACATGGCCGGGATGCTCCCCGTTCCTGCCGCGGCGGTGCTCGTCCTGTGGCGCCGACCGGCGACCCTGCTGCGTTGGCGGGTGGTGCTCGCCTGCGTCGGCGCGCTGGTGCTCGGCCTGACGCCGTTTGCCACCCAGCCCATTCGCGCGGCCCACCAACCCGCCCTCAACGAAGGGGAGCCCACGGCCTGTCGCAACGGCTTCCAGTGGTCGTGCACGTTGAGCAAGGGCACCTGGGAAGCGTTCAGCTACAACCTCAACCGCGAGCAATACGGCAAGCCCGACCTGAGCGTCCGTCAGGCGCCGTTTGGGGCGCAGGTCGGGATGTGGTGGCTGTACTTCAAGTGGCAATGGTTCCGCGATTCGGCCGGCACCCAGCCAGTGGTGCAGGGCGTGCTGGCTGCGCTGTTCCTCGTCCTCGGGCTCGCCGGCGCACGGGAACATCGGCGGCACGACCCCGTTGGTTTCGCCTTCTTTGGCCCGTTGGTCGCGACGTTGACCCTCGTGCTCATCTACTACCTGAACTTCAGGTACGGGGCGTCCCAGTCGCCCGGCCTCGACGTGCCGCGCGAGGTCCGCGACCGCGACTACTTCTACCTGTGGAGCTTCTCGGCATGGGGGCCGTGGGTCGCCCTCGGGCTTGCGGGCGTGTGGCGCGCCTTGAGCGGTGCCGAGTTGCGTCGTGCGGCGGTGGCCGCCCCGGTGCTGGCGATCGGCGTGCTCCCGCTGGGGCTCAACTGGCGCGATGCCTCGCGCGCGGGAGACTACACCACCGTTGCTTTTGCACGAGACCTGCTCAACTCGGTCGAGCCGTACGGCATCCTGATCACCGCCGGCGACAACGACACCTTTCCGCTATGGTACGCCCAGGAGGTCGAGGGGATCCGCCGTGATGTCACGGTGGGCGTCTTGTCGCTCATGAACACCGACTGGTTTGCGCGTGGGCTCACGCGGCGGCCGGTCTTCCCGTACGACTCGGTCGCTGGCCCAGCAGCCTATCGCGGGCGTCCGTGGCCCGTGCCAACCACGCCACCATTGGGACTCACCCTCGCCCAAGTGGACAGCCTGGTGCAGCTGCAACCCGTGCGCGAGGCGATCACCTTCCAGCACAAGACCATCCAGGCGCGCATCGACCCGCGCAACCTGCTACAGGTGTCTGGCGTCCCAGTCCTCGAGCGGTCGGACCTGATCTTCTTCCGAATGATCATGGACAACTGGCCGCAGCGTCCTATCTATGTCAGCCGCACCACCGGCGACTACGCGCAGCGTTTGGGACTTGGCAACCACGTCATTGGCCAAGGGCTGGCGCGCAAGCTCGTCGGTACGGCCGCGCCGTCTAACAACCTGGTCATGATCGAGGGGAGCGGCTGGCTGGATATCGAGCGTTCCGCGTCCTTATGGAAGGAGTTCCGCGGGCCGCAGGCGCTCGTGGATTACGGCAAGTGGGTCGATCGCCCGTCGGTGAGCACCGCGTTCGCGTACCTGATCGCGGGGAGCGAGCTGGCCGAGGCGCTGCGAGTTCGCGGGGACACGGCCGGGACCGGGGTGATGCGTCAGGTCGAGTCGATGGCGCGCGCGGTGAAGCTGGAGAACCTGTTGCAGCCCGTGGGGCCGCCGCCGCCGCGCGAGCCGTAG
- a CDS encoding carbohydrate binding family 9 domain-containing protein — protein sequence MRHFASPLVSVAIAATSLMAAPRALYGQAAPSSNRPAPPVAPAVINRDSTGQATVRAIKLTTPLKLDGVLDEEVYTREQPFGGMIQVAPDWGEPATEKSDLWITYDDKNIYLTCRCYDQAPPEQWVVNELRRDTNGLRQNEHIGLLFDTFYDRRSGFAFYTNPLGARADYSVVDEGGSNSDWNPVWTSKTGRFDGGWTVEMAIPFKSLRYRAGPDQQWGVQIRRSIRHKNEWTYLTPVPRILAGPQALNRVSAGGTLVGLDLPESGRNIEAKPYVVERMTTDRVQRPAISNDLHNEIGGDLRYAVTPNLTADLTFNTDFAQVEIDEQQVNLTRFSLFFPEKREFFLEGRGIFDFGRGGSGINFGANQGDTPSLFYTRRIGLNAGRVIPIDAGGRLTGKVGKHAIGLVHIRTGDEPTANTEPTGFTVLRYKRDVLSRSAIGVMATNRSIGATGTGKNLAYGVDGTFLLSQALTATAWWAQTQTTGTTGDDQSYQGIVDYSVDRYGARAEFLKVGANFDPQVGFRRRWDFNRAWGQLRFSPRPANMTRVRKYTFTTSGEYVESGAGAVETRIVDGHFDAELANSDRVSVDVTRDYEGLRQPFTPSGSPAPIPVGGYTFDDVAVSYAFGAQRRASGTVTLKVGEFYDGTIRSLTVGPGGLASGRISVLTRLAVEPTFSVTQINRAAGSFTTRISRARVDYAFTPLMFTSALLQYSSADRAFGTNIRFRWEYAPGSEIFLVYTDERDTTNDRFVTPTTVRGLKNRALVVKVNRLFRY from the coding sequence GTGCGTCACTTCGCTTCACCGCTCGTTTCGGTTGCCATCGCCGCGACCAGCCTGATGGCCGCGCCGCGAGCGCTGTACGGCCAGGCCGCGCCGAGCTCCAATCGACCGGCGCCCCCGGTCGCGCCGGCGGTGATCAACCGGGACTCCACGGGCCAGGCCACGGTGCGCGCCATCAAGCTCACCACACCCCTCAAGCTCGACGGCGTCCTCGACGAGGAGGTGTACACGCGAGAGCAGCCGTTCGGCGGGATGATCCAGGTCGCCCCCGACTGGGGCGAACCCGCCACCGAAAAGAGCGACCTCTGGATCACCTACGACGACAAGAACATCTACCTGACGTGCCGCTGTTACGACCAGGCCCCGCCCGAACAGTGGGTCGTGAACGAACTACGCCGCGACACCAACGGGCTCCGGCAGAACGAACACATCGGCCTCCTCTTCGACACCTTCTACGACCGTCGCAGCGGCTTCGCCTTCTACACCAACCCACTCGGCGCCCGCGCCGACTACTCGGTGGTCGATGAAGGGGGCTCCAACAGCGACTGGAATCCGGTCTGGACTTCCAAGACCGGCCGCTTTGATGGCGGCTGGACCGTTGAGATGGCGATCCCGTTCAAGTCGCTGCGGTACCGCGCCGGGCCGGACCAGCAGTGGGGCGTGCAGATCCGGCGGTCGATTCGCCACAAGAACGAGTGGACCTACCTCACTCCGGTCCCGCGCATCCTCGCGGGGCCGCAGGCCCTCAACCGCGTCTCGGCCGGTGGGACGCTGGTCGGGCTCGACCTCCCGGAGTCCGGCCGAAACATCGAGGCGAAACCGTACGTGGTCGAGCGGATGACCACCGATCGCGTACAGCGCCCCGCGATTTCCAACGACCTGCATAACGAGATCGGGGGCGACCTGCGGTACGCCGTGACCCCGAACCTCACCGCCGACCTCACCTTCAACACCGACTTTGCCCAGGTCGAGATCGACGAACAGCAGGTGAACCTGACGCGCTTCTCGCTCTTCTTCCCTGAGAAGCGCGAGTTCTTCCTTGAAGGTCGTGGCATCTTCGACTTCGGGCGTGGCGGCAGCGGGATCAACTTCGGCGCCAACCAGGGCGATACGCCGAGTCTCTTCTATACGAGACGGATCGGCCTGAATGCCGGGCGCGTCATCCCCATCGACGCCGGCGGCCGCCTCACCGGGAAGGTCGGCAAACATGCGATCGGGTTGGTGCACATCCGTACCGGCGACGAACCGACGGCGAACACCGAGCCAACGGGATTCACGGTGTTACGGTACAAGCGCGACGTATTGAGCCGTAGCGCCATCGGGGTAATGGCGACCAATCGATCCATCGGCGCCACGGGCACTGGCAAGAACCTCGCCTACGGCGTGGACGGCACCTTCCTCCTCTCGCAAGCACTCACGGCGACCGCGTGGTGGGCACAGACCCAGACCACCGGGACCACCGGTGATGACCAGAGTTACCAGGGGATCGTGGACTACAGCGTGGATCGGTACGGGGCTCGGGCCGAATTCCTCAAGGTGGGTGCGAATTTCGATCCGCAGGTGGGCTTTCGGCGGCGCTGGGACTTCAACCGCGCGTGGGGTCAGCTGCGTTTTAGTCCGCGCCCGGCGAACATGACGCGGGTGCGCAAGTACACCTTCACGACCTCCGGCGAGTACGTCGAGAGTGGCGCCGGTGCCGTGGAAACGCGGATCGTCGACGGGCACTTTGACGCCGAGCTGGCCAACAGCGACCGCGTATCCGTTGACGTGACGCGCGACTATGAAGGCCTGCGGCAGCCGTTCACGCCATCGGGCTCTCCGGCGCCGATTCCCGTGGGCGGGTACACCTTCGACGATGTCGCCGTCTCGTATGCCTTCGGCGCGCAGCGTCGTGCTTCGGGGACGGTGACACTGAAGGTCGGCGAGTTCTACGACGGGACGATCCGCAGCTTGACGGTCGGCCCTGGTGGTCTTGCGTCAGGCCGCATCTCGGTCCTCACGCGACTCGCGGTGGAACCGACCTTCTCGGTGACGCAGATCAACCGCGCGGCGGGGTCGTTCACCACGCGGATCAGTCGCGCGCGGGTCGACTACGCCTTTACACCGCTCATGTTCACCAGTGCGCTGCTGCAATACAGCTCGGCGGACCGCGCGTTCGGGACGAACATCCGCTTTCGCTGGGAGTATGCGCCGGGGAGCGAGATCTTCCTGGTGTACACGGACGAGCGGGACACGACGAACGACCGGTTCGTGACGCCGACGACCGTGCGTGGCTTGAAGAACCGCGCGTTGGTGGTGAAGGTGAACCGGCTCTTCCGGTACTGA
- a CDS encoding VOC family protein, which produces MRQHLGLTALVVRDYDEAIAFFVGTLGFTLLDDTYQPAQDKRWVVVAPPGAKESGLLLARATTDVQQAAVGNQSGGRVFLFLYTDDFRRDYERYRVQGVEFVRPPKAEPYGTVAVFKDLYGNLWDLVQPTG; this is translated from the coding sequence ATGAGGCAGCACCTGGGCCTCACCGCACTGGTCGTGCGGGACTACGACGAAGCAATCGCGTTCTTCGTTGGCACCCTCGGGTTCACCCTGCTGGACGACACCTACCAGCCCGCGCAGGACAAGCGGTGGGTGGTCGTGGCGCCGCCTGGGGCGAAGGAGTCCGGCCTCCTCCTCGCACGCGCGACAACCGATGTACAGCAGGCCGCCGTGGGTAACCAGTCGGGCGGGCGGGTCTTCCTGTTCCTGTACACCGATGACTTCCGGCGCGACTACGAGCGCTATCGCGTGCAGGGGGTCGAGTTTGTGCGCCCGCCGAAGGCGGAGCCCTACGGGACGGTGGCCGTCTTCAAGGATCTCTACGGCAACCTCTGGGACCTGGTCCAGCCCACCGGGTAA